Sequence from the Pagrus major chromosome 15, Pma_NU_1.0 genome:
CCCGGCTGAACCTGATGGAAGTCTGCAGGTCTGGAGGGCAGATTATGCTGACATGATATGGACCTGTCAGATGCCTCGCTCTCTGGGATGCTGCCAAGACCTGAAAGCCAAAGGTTGGTTGACTGGTTGACTGATGGGGCAATCATCCCAAAAGCATTTAAGTGACATGGGTTGCATATCTGTTTGTGTAGAATCCCTACATGGGATACACAAAGTGACATCAtgaactaaaactaaaaactaaagaaaataattgcGCTCAGGGCTACAAAGTCTAAAATTATGACATGGGACAGATACTGTACCTGGGTGCCAAGATGCTGAGAGTACCCAGTACAAGACAATGAGTCCTCTGCCCTGGACTTAACGGATTCTTTAATTTTGCACGGGTTTAAACTTTGATCGAAAGAAAAGTCCAAAGAAAGATCATCTATTACAATAATCAGAAGCTTCTGTGACCACAGACCTGTTGGTTTGTGGTTCCGTGAGTCCAGGTCGGGGCTGAAGAACGGGAGCTGAGACGGCCACTCCGCGTCGTAACAAGGACTTTCTGGATGCTGTTCCTGATCCCACTCATGGAAACGATGTGACTGGATCTGTTCCAGGAGACGCTGCTTGCTCCGCTTCACCTGGTTAGCATGTTCTCTGTGAGGGATAGACGATTCATATTAGCAGATTCATCAAGCTTAATCAtgctttttaaagaaatacgCTCTGATTCAAGGCGGTGTATGCTAACTGTCTAACAAGAAATAAGAGACGGACGTAGTTTGCCATGAGCTAGTTaagaaacaatgtaaaaaatactcACAGCATTGCACTAGAGCAAGGGTACGGTGAGCCAATGTTGTTAGCTTGAATCCCACTTTCCACTGTCTTCAGCAGCTGTTTCATGGTAGACCTGCAGGACACACAGAACCCTGCTTATCTAAACTTATCTTATCAGGTTCAAGCAGTTACAATATCTCTTGTTTGACCTCTCAAGCTTGCgtgtaatgttatttttctgtagTCTGGTAATCCTGACCTTTTCACCTCCTTGCGGTTGTGCAGCAGGAGCTCCTGGTtgtgctggaggaggtggtggtacTGGGCCGTGAAGGACCTGAACTGCTGGATGCACACCAGCAGCAGGTAGTAGTCTGGGtgctctgcctctgtctgcTTCAGCAGCCcctgtgcacacacagtcatgttcacacatctttgttttgagttttattCTCTGCTGAAGCCATATGCATGAAATGTGCTCAGATCTGAAgtaattattttacttttaggTGTATTTGTTAATCtaacctgcagcagcagcaggtactCGGGGATCCTCTGAACCGGCTGAAGGAGCAGAGTGTAGAGGGAGGGTTTGGATTCGTCGCCCATGATGTCACTCTGATAGAAGCACCACGCAGCCAATCAGCAAAAGGGCAACACAGATCAACCAATCAGGTTGAAAGGACAAAACCAGTTAGTAGAGCAGGTATAAGCAATGTGTCTCTATTCAGCTAGATGACTTAACTTTGTAAACTTGAGTTTCAACTAATTGTAAATCACTGTACTGTTGTCAGTGTCATCTCTTTTTGACTTGTTATCTTATCCTGCCTGCATTCTCACTCTCTAATGCTAATGCTTTCATGTCCTATCATAGCCTCGTCACTTCTTTCTGCGTTACCTCCAGGAAGGCAGAAGATTTCATGGAGCTGGAGGCGAGCATGGTGACGACTGAGAGACAGTCTGGAAGCTCCTTCAGGTAAGACACATAGAAGTCCAAGAAATCACTCTGtagggagacagagggagatacAGTGTgggtttgcatgtgtgtgttcatgtaacaaccacacacatattccacttcctctcctcccttcactGTCAGTCACTTGTGACTGATTTGACCACattaagttcacccaaaaatgaaaataagtcaTTATCTACACAACCCCATGCAAATGCAATTCTCAAGCTCTCAGACCATCGCTGAGAGAGGACCCACAACTGTGAATCTAATTTTAGTTTTCCTAAACAGGTAGGTGTTCCAACCAATTACTGCATTTCCTCCCATGCACTCAGAGCCAATTGGCCACATATTGGATGTAATGGTATAGACTCATTACCTTCAGTGTTATTGTGTCTGCTTTTGGCTTTCAGCAGCAACAAACCAAACTGACCTTCGTAAcaagccattttgtttttttacacttcaGACGTTATTGTTGCAAATTTACCTCCTAAATCTTCTCAACTGGAACCTTTAACGCTTCGTATATacataaaaatcattttatataCGCACCACTGTTCTGTGTTTATGGGACACCTGTGGATGTGCAAGTCTTTCAAAGAGCTGTAATTTTGTCAACTCAGGTCTAATATCCTTTTTTGCTGttcatttttgtacagtgaTAACAAGCATCTCTGTTGTCTTTGTCCTCAGTCTGTACTCCGGCTCTCAATGCGGCTCTGCTggaatttgacattttgtttaatttccgCCACGGTTGCCAAATGGATTCAGATTCATTATAAATGGGCAGTCACAAGACCAAACCTTTTGACCCCTCTGCATTAACGAGGCTGGAACAGCGCTGTGCACTGTGAATGCCAAAATCTTGATTTACAAATGAGTCCACGGGAAACACACATCTTTTGTTTCATAtggttgttaaaaatatccacagaAACATCAATATTTTCCCACATTTCTTGAGATTTTATGATCAACAAAATGCTCTATGGTGGTTTTAGAGGCTGTGgtttgtggtggtggtggtttaTTGAATTGTATTACACTATAAATATTCCTTTAGTATTCTGTATATTGGCCAAAATagtacaaaaagaagaaagtgcAAAGGAATGAATCCAATGCGAGGTAGAAAAGGATAATAACTCTCAGCAACAACAATCGAAGttagcaagaaaagaaaaagaaaaatacacaacatttcATACAAGTTATTTCCTGTATTCAACCTCTGTGTTTGTGCTATACCTCTTTGCTGGTGAGCCTCATAAACACATCTCCCATGATGCCTTGCCACTGGCACTTGAGCACACGTTCCTGAAGAGTATGAAGGAGCTCAAGGTGTTGCTGGATCAGGAACCTCAGAGAGCTGGGAAACGGACTGAAGACAgcgagaaagaagaagaaagagatcGATAATAGAGTATATTTAACTTTGTTGCATAAATATAGAACAAATGATGATGAAATCTTATATGTTGTCATGGTTTCGGagacatgctgtttttttccacgTTACATTTTAGAGGTTTGTTTTCCAAAGTGTGGTATTTTAGTCACACTTTCATGAAATATAGAGATAAAGTACTTgttcaaatgtatttacttaTAATTATTTGTTCAAACAGTAAATTATTGCTTGAAATTAGGCCTTGTTGTGGAGAAGAGAcgactggaaaaaaacaaaacaagtaagGATTCATTTTCAGCTTCCAAAATTGTCTCATATACAGAGGTACTGTGAACATCCTTTCATGTAGTATACACAGttaaccctcaaagacctaGACAGCCGCCGGTGGCTGAAAATAGATGTTGCTCTAAGATGTTTAATACCTTTTGGACTAATAATCCCATCCTAATCATATCTACATGCTTTAAAAACTCATGTAAAGTGAAGTCTCCTGGATTTTCAGTGTCTCGTGTGGTTGTGCCATCACGTTCTGCAGCAGTGATTTGTCAAGGAAACAAGGTGGTTTCTTTCTCTGGGCCAACAGGCAGTgatttcactaaaaaaaaatcacttttgcGTAAATGTCCTCCGTCATGATTTAATAGCCGTCCTATTTATGCctgtttttcacagaaaaatgcCAAAGGTAACATTATAATAAATTGCTGTAACTCACTTTGGAAAGGTCTGATGTTGACAAAAATTCACATGAAAGTCTAAAACAACCAAGTACACcgctttaaatataaaaataaaaaacttccCGAGCTTCTGTCTGCGTTCACAGTAATAAAAACACCACATTTTGAGTTAATTCTGGTAAATTCTCCCATTTTCagacaaagtaaaagtaaaacttaAGGATCAAATCATGTTTGACACTTGGCTGCTAGAATAGaggaaaaacaatataaatactGGAGAGCAAGagtcaaaacaaatgcaatCATTGACAAATACTGCTCGGCCCCGCTCAGCATTTGGACCTTGTCACTGGTCATTTCAGTCATTGGGAACACGTGTGCTGAAGCTAAGCAGTGATTACATTAGCGAGCTGTGCAGAGTCTTTTTTTAAAGCGtgtcctctctttctcactgGTGTTTATGACCCGCTTTTATTTGATTAGTTTATTTCCTGTCCTCCCCTCACTGTGAGCGCACAAATTAGATCAGTAGCCACTCCTGGAATAAAGTCTGAGGGCTGATGAGTTTGTCGGTGTGTTTATGCATGATTTTAACCTGCGATATAATTGAGTTTACTGCTCATAACATATCAGACAGACCTTTACGAAATCAGATAAAGTTGAGGATGTCTGGGTCAGTCTGTGTTTTCATAGGTTGTGTGTGTAACTACTTAAATGTATAAATGCCTCCGCcatgtcttttgttgttgtcaatGACCAGGTGAGATTTGGAGATACTGGCTCTCTGTAACTCAGTTGTCTTTGTGTAAATGCCGACTTACCGTTTGTCTTTGGGAGTCAGAGCTTCTGATCCATTAAAGGAGATGTTGGCCTTCAGtagcagagacaggtgagacacataAACTCTCTCTgactccagcagctccagagccACCCTCTGTCTCttatctgcacacacacaggaacacaattTAAATCAAACTATGTTGAGTTACGAATAAGTCATATGTagtattcttcttcttctatgaGTCTTGTCAAACAGCGAAGGCCTGACATATagtgttttttagaaaaaacaGGAGATGGGGGTTTGAATCCCGGTCAGGGCGTGGCTGTCCAGGTGGGCAGCCTAATAAACTGGCCAAAGGAGTAAGTAGAGGCCACTGATATCAAGAAGCAAGCAGGCAGCATAaggtcagtgaggaggagaagaaagagcaCGAGAAGGCATCATGGAAGGACAAACCCCTGCACGGTATGTGCCAGAGAGACTTAGACACTGATCATGGCAGCACAGGAACCAGTGCTCAGCACAAGATCCATTGAGGCCGGGGTCTACCACACCTGGCAGGACCCACAGATGCAGGTCAAAGATGCCCCTGAGACAatccagcacacaacagcaggtTGTAAGTTGCAGGCAGGCGGGGCGTACATGGAGGGCCATGACCAGGTGGCTGACATAGTGTACAGGAACATCTGTGTTGAGTATGAGCTGGAAGCCCCCAGGTCAGAATGGCAGACACCTCATGAGGCAGTGGTCTGACTGATTTGTCAGTCAGCCTGAATTTTTCCTGGAGATTTTGTGCAGTTTCGTGCAggtgaggtttatagggaaccaatctaacCATCAGCGTGGTGTCATTAATCTCTCGTTCAGTCAATATTAACTCtatttacaatatttgtctGTTTCCAGGTAACGCATATGTCACATCTTACTGTTTTCAGTGGGGTTGTTGGCTGTCTCTGCGTCATCTCTGCCGTTCTTCCTGTCGACCCACGCTGGAGATTTGGACGgacagcctctctgctgctgctgctgctgctgctgagcctcCTGCTCAGAGGTAGaggctgcaacacacacagatgtgaggGAATGGGTCTTATAGATGTatagaaagacagacagaaaaccaaaagacttactgtgtgtggatgtgttgcTCCTCTGTGGTGAGCCGCTGTGTGGCAGACTGGAGAAGAACTGTTGAATAACACTGAGCTCTGCTGGGCTCGGCAAACAGATGTGGTCGTCCCCTGATGCTGTTAGCAGATCTGCCTTCGAGCTCTTCCTGCTTTTGGAACAATTAACAGTAGAAGTAAAATAATTTACGTTACACAACACAGACTTTTATCAATAAGTATTTGTTTAAGGGAACAGCTCTGGAACAATATTGCGTCTGTGACTTGCTAAATGACACTTTGATGGCTTTAGTAGGTATTCACGAggtgattaaacagcatgataaATATAGTTCAAATGTATCTACTCTATATTCTTAACACACTTGCTTCATCCTACCTGTGTGGAACAGAGATGATGTCTCTGGTGTTTTCTGACTGCAACACTTCTATCCTCCTCTgcacctctctctgtctgctggaaACATCTTTTATGTGGAACAACGCCACATTCAGCTCCTCCTGAAAACAGATTAAACCAAGGAACCACATCAGTGTGACAGATAAGAGTCTGTGCTGGATTTCACACTGTGAGCCACCAGGTCGGATTTGTAATGAAATTTGATGAACTGCTTTGAGGTAAAAATCAAGAAACAGGCGTTTTTCTTCGAGAGCAGCTTTGGCTCTGATAGATTTGTCAGCTGCCCCGTCGACAGGATGAAATGAGAAACAAACCACTGATACAACggttcaagactgcgtttcaacattttttgagTGTGAAACCACgagatatttttaaggagtcCTCTGGAAAATTTCTACCATTGTCTCTGGTGACAAAACCTGTTGTTTCTaatgacatttacattacatttagggcatttagcagacgcttttgtccaaagcgacttagATGATATGAGACCttggacatctccagccgtgtcgTGGTAACAAAACAggttatttttaacaagacactGGGACAgcttcagccatgtttgtgacgacaaaaccaggtacttttaacgagacctcaggacaatttcccGCCGTGTTTCTGGCAACAAAAGTGGATATTTCGGGACATATCCagcatgtttgtggcgaccagtgcagtcattttaagccaaaacatgatcatttCCTGACCCTAATTaggtgggttttgtgcctaaacctgaccacagcataagcacagcattacACAAGACACAAatttaacataaagaaacataaagttgcaacacaaagaCGTGTAAAGTTTAAATATATCTGTGGTCTattaaataaattgattttttttttgtaaaagatGGGAATTATGGGAAACgtatttaaaatgtaacttcAACCAAAAAGTGCTGCTATCACATAGAGTTAGCTAGTTGTGTGCATCATCGGTGGTGCGATAATCATGATAAATAagactcacacatacacacatttgttaTACTGCTGGCATGTGCATGTAACAAACTTCCACTTCAATTCCACATATCACCTCATAAAGAAAATAGCACATGCTAAGGCTGATAACGCTGGTACATCTGTGTCTGTGCGTCCAAACAGTAAACGGCTCTTCTCTTACGTAGAAGATGTACATGCCTAGTTAgtgtttcctctgctgctgaatAGCAGTGCGAGTGTCTGAAGGAGCTGCCTTCCTATCTAATAAATGAAATTAGTTTACAGGTTCAGTCAGATGCTCTAAATTATGTTACGGAGGCCTCTCCGCCTCACCGAGAATAGactgtgtgtgcctgcgtgtgttttcacagtgtaGCGTCTCTCCGGCACCTTGAAAGTGTTGAGGGAGTTCTTGAGGCCCATTATCTTATCATCCACATCGGTCTGATGGGCCTGGAGTTTCTCCTCCAGACCGTGGTCCCTCTGGCGAAGCTCGCACAGCTCTGTCAGGGCAGCATGGAGCCCCTCACGCAACTCAGCCACCAGGCCCTGCAGCTGCATCACAAGGGGCATAATGTTCTTTTAGTAGCATATTTTGGGGGTGATGACTGCTTCAAATGTTGTTAATTCTTTACTTTTTGTGAATCCTTTTAGTTGCTGGGTTCTTTTGCTAGTTATTTGAgttgctgtatttatttgagTTAATTTAAATTCCTTAATTTTCTTGATTTGATTGGTTATTTTAAGaccataaaaagaaaaaaaatgtacatttttcctcctttcctttatAATATGCTGTAAGTAGTGGATTCCTCCTCCCTTTCCCTCTGCAGTTAGTCTTAGTTTTCATTCATAGCTGATTGAATTTATTCAGCAGAGATAACTGAATCAGCTCATGGGAACATAACATGGGTTGAAGCAGCTCCCTCGTCcaatctctccatctctgtcatgctctcgctctctctctctcagtcatGTGAAAGGCATCAGGCAGCAGACTAAATAGCCCGTCTGTCCTGTTTGCCTCCGCCGCTTCTTCCTTTCTGATGCTATCAGAGGTTTCCGATGCCTGTGCACACATGCAGATCAAAAGATCGGGGTGtaatttaaacaataaaaagtttATAAGTTCATGAAAACATACTGTGATTAATAGTTGTGTTAAAAAGCCTCACTAAAGACAATTTAAGACTAAAACCAAAAGCGGTAATATTTAATTTCTGGCAGCTTTTGTGAGCTCCAGGCTAAAAAGCCCAAATTTACTCTGTTAATTTACACCAAGTTAAGTAAATACTATcttttgaacacacacaaaacttaTGCAGATACCTAAACTTTATTTGCTCTCTCATTTGTGAGTGCAAACATAGTCAAATACTTGCAGCTCTGCTCGTCTGCGCTCTGCCGTGAGCGGATATGCACTCATCAAAAGTCATGAGACCTAATGAGAGTTTAAGTCCAAGTGACATGAAACGATTCTCCACACACTATGTTTTCACACCACATGCACTGTGATTAGAGGAGCTTGGACACTGTGTTCTTTCTGCTACGTTGCCATCAGGCTAAGCGAGCACTATTCGTATCCTTACTTACTCACATGAACTGACGCGCAACACTGTTTACTCCCAAACTGTTATGTATTAACATTTGGTAAGACACATCACTATATCCCCTGTCACAGTTAAATCTGCAGGACTACAACAGATATTGTTTCATCTGTAGCTTTAAATTTCTTGTTTGCAATATTTACTGGGGTGTAAATTTCTCATCTCGGTCTGTGTTGCAAGAAATCTCTTAAATATTTGTAAGTATAAATCATACCATGTTAAAAAGCCTAGCCCATGACTAgattgacctttgacctgtctGTGACTTATGACCCTAATGTTTGCTTGGGATCCTAAAAGAAGATCTCATATCATGTGGTCAAGAGTTTCCCCGTGAAAAATTGAAGAGTAAATGTTGGCTAGCTGGAGGTTAATAGCTGCGTGAGAGCACAGTAACCCAACTGATGGAGGGAAGGCT
This genomic interval carries:
- the arhgef33 gene encoding rho guanine nucleotide exchange factor 33, which translates into the protein MENGKTEREEQTESVPEEENLEEANLEIAQLQGLVAELREGLHAALTELCELRQRDHGLEEKLQAHQTDVDDKIMGLKNSLNTFKEELNVALFHIKDVSSRQREVQRRIEVLQSENTRDIISVPHSRKSSKADLLTASGDDHICLPSPAELSVIQQFFSSLPHSGSPQRSNTSTHTSTSEQEAQQQQQQQQRGCPSKSPAWVDRKNGRDDAETANNPTENNKRQRVALELLESERVYVSHLSLLLKANISFNGSEALTPKDKRPFPSSLRFLIQQHLELLHTLQERVLKCQWQGIMGDVFMRLTSKESDFLDFYVSYLKELPDCLSVVTMLASSSMKSSAFLESDIMGDESKPSLYTLLLQPVQRIPEYLLLLQGLLKQTEAEHPDYYLLLVCIQQFRSFTAQYHHLLQHNQELLLHNRKEVKRSTMKQLLKTVESGIQANNIGSPYPCSSAMLEHANQVKRSKQRLLEQIQSHRFHEWDQEQHPESPCYDAEWPSQLPFFSPDLDSRNHKPTGLGSIPESEASDRSISCQHNLPSRPADFHQVQPGSALADALGEFLLPPDPPGMERLYEEERGSFHDVSMFDHCSSGSSDSSIDIAFVKCSKAPSASHHAMAANVSTTRDVFGNGRSQGNGYGKLPNRGCASPDEAVMMRRNQHRPLQASQRKSKSLNGLQMVSAVSSLDGAPLSDHLHRVGLGSHAKLERQGSKGSKGCPTPSHKIHTPLGNRVDTDKQSDDLHGLLSIDSGFQSWGDESKWRSATEENNTPFSERSRKQDKGGFRSSFKKLFKKKGGDEKKEKGGEKTPEKQNNGETSGKNPNLVHLEMNRGTAV